The Rhodopirellula bahusiensis genome has a window encoding:
- a CDS encoding dienelactone hydrolase family protein, producing the protein MCDQDHFEEDLKKYSRRDIGTLAAAGIGAAMMLPRVANAAEVSEQDVVIETPDGKCDAYFVTPSSGTHAAVLIWPDIFGLRPAFRQMGKRLAESGYSVLVVNPFYRQQKAPTAADGANTSISDVRPLARSLTPETHTTDAKAFVAWLDQQSQVDTDKQIGTTGYCMGGPIVFRTAAAVPNRIGAAATFHGGGLVSDGDDSPHRLIPKMEADLLIAIAENDDQRDPDAKTVLKESFDEAKLDAEIEVYPAGHGWCPPDTRVHNPEQAEKAWGRMLSLFEKALA; encoded by the coding sequence ATGTGTGATCAGGATCATTTCGAAGAAGATCTGAAGAAGTACTCGCGGCGTGACATTGGCACCTTGGCCGCAGCGGGAATCGGCGCCGCGATGATGCTCCCGCGAGTTGCCAACGCCGCGGAAGTCAGTGAACAAGACGTGGTCATCGAAACACCCGATGGCAAATGCGACGCGTACTTTGTCACGCCTTCCTCCGGAACGCATGCGGCTGTCCTGATTTGGCCGGATATCTTTGGTTTGCGTCCCGCGTTTCGGCAGATGGGGAAACGTTTGGCCGAATCGGGATACAGCGTGTTGGTGGTCAATCCGTTCTATCGTCAACAAAAAGCTCCCACCGCCGCTGATGGTGCCAACACATCCATTTCCGACGTGCGACCGTTGGCTCGTTCGCTGACTCCTGAGACTCACACCACCGATGCGAAAGCGTTTGTGGCTTGGTTGGACCAGCAATCTCAGGTCGATACGGACAAGCAAATTGGCACGACGGGTTACTGCATGGGCGGACCGATCGTCTTCCGGACTGCGGCGGCCGTTCCGAATCGAATCGGAGCAGCAGCGACGTTTCATGGCGGAGGATTGGTATCGGATGGGGATGACAGCCCGCATCGATTGATTCCGAAGATGGAAGCAGATCTCCTGATCGCGATCGCAGAGAACGATGATCAGCGAGACCCGGATGCCAAGACGGTTTTGAAGGAGTCCTTCGACGAAGCCAAATTGGATGCCGAAATCGAGGTGTATCCCGCCGGGCACGGTTGGTGCCCGCCCGACACGCGTGTCCACAATCCGGAGCAAGCAGAGAAGGCTTGGGGCCGTATGCTCTCGCTGTTCGAAAAAGCTTTGGCTTGA
- a CDS encoding TolC family protein, producing the protein MVRLARFLPARWLIALLLIGVGCANPDNTWTFRSQTPPPFSAPGEVIPPDRWWTTFNDPTLNAEIEVALQGNFTLAAALQRLYAARAVTRREASDLWPDLNGVADYGSTMGPGNDRSSFIWGLDAGYQVDLWGEIESRVDAERLRTSATREDYHAIALTLSAEIARTWFSLIEGHAQIELLNEQLDNNEMGLALQEARFASGLIRSPDVLRQRQLVEATLEQMVVEKARIEVLEHQLAVLLGEMPQIAEYDPGSELPPLPALPSTGLPSELLKRRPDVRRDYLAFRAADRDLASAISAQYPRINLTGSLLNVSESPETLFRDWFVSIGAQMIAPLFDGGQRRAEVDRNAAVKRELFNVYGQTMLNAFSEVEDALAQERYQLERIEHLENQVELARQSSEQLREQYLISDATYLDVLSAITAQQRLQRELLSAQLDLVLIRISLYLALAGDFDTRPQDFELLESTVEIIPETVVDE; encoded by the coding sequence ATGGTTCGACTAGCGAGGTTTCTCCCCGCCCGGTGGCTCATTGCGTTGCTGCTGATCGGTGTCGGCTGCGCCAACCCAGACAACACATGGACGTTTCGTTCACAAACGCCGCCACCGTTCTCTGCTCCCGGTGAAGTGATTCCTCCAGATCGCTGGTGGACAACATTCAACGACCCCACGCTCAACGCAGAAATCGAGGTCGCCCTACAAGGCAACTTCACTCTCGCCGCTGCCCTGCAACGTTTGTATGCGGCCCGGGCTGTCACACGGCGTGAAGCCTCGGATCTTTGGCCCGACCTGAATGGCGTTGCAGATTATGGCAGCACCATGGGTCCCGGAAACGACCGCTCCAGTTTCATATGGGGATTGGATGCGGGATACCAAGTCGACTTGTGGGGCGAAATCGAATCTCGCGTCGATGCGGAACGATTGAGAACTTCCGCCACGCGAGAAGACTACCACGCGATCGCATTGACGCTGTCGGCCGAGATTGCTCGAACTTGGTTTTCGCTGATCGAAGGTCACGCCCAGATCGAATTGCTCAACGAACAGCTCGATAACAATGAAATGGGTTTGGCGTTGCAAGAGGCTCGCTTTGCCTCGGGGTTGATCCGCAGCCCCGACGTGCTTCGTCAACGACAATTGGTCGAAGCCACCCTGGAACAAATGGTGGTCGAAAAGGCCCGCATCGAAGTGTTGGAACACCAGCTCGCAGTGTTGCTCGGCGAAATGCCCCAGATTGCGGAGTACGATCCCGGATCGGAACTACCACCCCTGCCGGCACTGCCATCCACCGGCCTCCCGTCGGAATTGCTCAAACGCCGTCCCGACGTTCGCCGCGATTATCTGGCTTTCCGAGCTGCGGACCGAGACTTGGCCTCCGCCATCAGCGCTCAGTACCCGCGCATCAACCTCACCGGGTCGCTGTTGAACGTGTCGGAATCGCCCGAAACGTTATTCCGAGATTGGTTTGTTTCGATCGGTGCACAGATGATCGCCCCTCTGTTTGACGGTGGGCAACGTCGAGCCGAAGTCGATCGAAACGCCGCCGTCAAACGCGAATTGTTCAATGTTTATGGGCAAACCATGCTGAATGCTTTCAGCGAAGTCGAAGACGCGTTGGCCCAAGAACGCTACCAGCTCGAACGGATCGAGCACTTGGAAAACCAAGTCGAGCTGGCACGCCAATCGTCCGAGCAGTTGCGAGAGCAATATCTGATCAGCGATGCGACCTACTTGGACGTGCTCAGTGCAATCACCGCTCAGCAAAGATTGCAGCGCGAACTGCTTTCCGCTCAATTAGACTTGGTGCTCATTCGCATCTCGCTGTACTTGGCGTTGGCTGGCGATTTTGACACCCGTCCACAAGACTTTGAACTATTGGAATCCACCGTGGAAATCATCCCGGAGACAGTTGTCGATGAATGA
- a CDS encoding efflux RND transporter permease subunit, translating to MTSLSKMVPEGGPIAWMARNAIAANLLMLLLLGGGIWSAFAIQKEVFPQFQLDIIEVTIGYPGAAPEEVEQGILRPIEEAVRGVEGIRELTSEAREGRGEVLIELVGGENRMKVLQDVDQAVNRIRTFPDQIEQPEVRLQSRQQEVMQVAIYGPIDIWALRKLAEQLRDQLQSKEQITQVELRRVPAYVTHVEIPRQRLREYGLTLPDVAQIIRTSSQDVAAGSVQTTAGEILLRVKARKQWAEEFAGIEIVAGRDGPMVTLGDIATLRDGFEDVGFHSQFSQTPSVELDIYRVGSQSPMDVAEAVHETMEEFETALPPGVKWRIDSNNAEEFRRRLMLVAENAAMAVVIVLVILSLFLEFRLAFWVMMGMAVSFIGGVLLLPAAGVSINMISLFGFLVVLGIVVDDAVVVGENVYEKRQSLQDHENAAVEGTKEVSGPVTFSILTNIVAFVPLLFIPGETGKFWGPLPVVVIIVLALSLVESLFILPAHLAHAREAGRNPKSIGARLHRGQQRFSQSFNRVVEFFYRPVLIVSLRHRYITASLAFALFVVIGGYATSAHMGLILMPEVSADEIEAGVRMPVGTTQDQAAKIADTVTQASIKMFEEHNLYEVAEGIKTNVRGQSFIDVEIVMKPPDQRDMTANEVIDLWREHIGDLPGVNQVTFEAERGPGGHRRDISIDLSHSDITVLEQAATSFVERVQLYSNARDVNDNYNKGKTQYDFRLRPEGRSLGLTDEELGEQLRGAFFGSLALRLIRGTNETEVRVKLPEEQREDIHNLEDLIIRTPSGAEVPLLDVADVEETLAFRSINRRDGRRAINVSMDVEPKRAATQVIEALKNSELPKLREDFPGITWSFEGSDAEMRQATQSLWGSFGLALAVIYSLLAIAFRDYVQPLIVLVAIPFGVVGAIIGHIMLGYDLSLVSLMGVIALSGVVINDSLIMIDYANRHREKQSAFDAISQAGLRRFRPILLTTLTTFGGLMPLIFEDSLQAQYIIPMAISLGFGILFATAIILVLVPCLYLILEDIQKTFIA from the coding sequence GTGACATCGTTGTCGAAGATGGTTCCCGAGGGTGGCCCCATCGCATGGATGGCTCGCAATGCGATTGCGGCCAACCTGCTGATGTTGCTGCTGCTTGGTGGTGGCATCTGGTCAGCGTTTGCAATTCAAAAAGAAGTCTTCCCGCAGTTCCAACTCGACATCATCGAAGTCACGATTGGATACCCGGGTGCCGCGCCGGAAGAAGTTGAACAAGGCATCCTGCGTCCGATCGAGGAAGCCGTTCGTGGCGTCGAAGGGATCCGTGAACTCACCAGTGAGGCTCGAGAGGGACGCGGCGAAGTCCTGATCGAATTGGTCGGCGGCGAAAACCGCATGAAAGTCCTGCAGGATGTCGACCAAGCGGTCAACCGGATCCGCACGTTCCCGGACCAAATCGAACAACCCGAGGTTCGACTGCAATCTCGCCAGCAAGAAGTCATGCAGGTTGCGATCTATGGCCCAATTGATATTTGGGCCCTCCGAAAGCTTGCCGAACAACTTCGTGACCAACTGCAATCCAAAGAGCAAATCACACAAGTCGAACTACGCCGTGTTCCGGCATACGTGACGCATGTTGAAATCCCACGTCAACGACTGCGTGAATACGGTCTGACTCTTCCCGACGTGGCCCAAATCATTCGCACGTCCAGCCAAGATGTGGCGGCGGGGTCAGTCCAAACAACGGCCGGCGAAATTTTGCTTCGCGTCAAAGCTCGCAAGCAGTGGGCTGAAGAGTTCGCCGGCATCGAGATCGTGGCGGGGCGTGATGGTCCCATGGTGACTCTCGGCGACATCGCCACACTTCGAGACGGGTTCGAAGACGTTGGATTTCACTCGCAATTCAGCCAGACGCCGTCGGTCGAACTGGACATCTATCGCGTCGGTTCTCAGTCACCGATGGATGTGGCCGAAGCGGTCCACGAAACGATGGAAGAGTTCGAAACCGCTCTGCCGCCGGGGGTGAAGTGGCGAATCGACAGCAACAACGCGGAAGAGTTTCGCCGACGACTCATGCTGGTCGCTGAGAACGCTGCGATGGCGGTTGTCATTGTCCTGGTGATCCTGTCGTTGTTCCTCGAATTCCGACTGGCGTTTTGGGTGATGATGGGAATGGCGGTTTCTTTCATCGGCGGCGTGCTGCTGTTGCCCGCCGCCGGCGTCAGCATCAACATGATTTCGTTGTTTGGCTTTCTCGTCGTGCTTGGAATCGTGGTCGATGACGCGGTGGTTGTTGGCGAAAACGTTTACGAAAAACGACAAAGTCTCCAAGATCACGAAAACGCCGCTGTGGAGGGTACGAAAGAGGTTTCCGGCCCGGTCACATTCAGCATCCTGACGAACATCGTCGCGTTTGTTCCGCTGCTATTTATTCCAGGCGAAACGGGCAAATTCTGGGGTCCATTGCCGGTCGTCGTGATCATCGTGCTCGCGCTGTCGCTGGTTGAGTCCCTGTTCATTCTTCCGGCTCACTTGGCCCACGCTCGTGAGGCGGGTCGCAATCCCAAGAGCATTGGGGCTCGACTGCATCGTGGTCAACAACGATTCAGCCAAAGTTTCAACCGAGTGGTTGAGTTCTTCTATCGCCCCGTCCTGATCGTCAGTCTTCGTCATCGATATATCACGGCTTCCTTGGCGTTCGCCTTGTTCGTTGTGATCGGCGGCTACGCGACGAGTGCTCACATGGGGCTGATTCTGATGCCCGAAGTGTCGGCCGATGAGATTGAAGCCGGGGTTCGAATGCCCGTCGGCACGACCCAGGATCAAGCGGCGAAAATTGCTGACACGGTGACGCAGGCCAGCATCAAGATGTTCGAAGAACACAACCTGTACGAGGTCGCCGAGGGCATCAAGACAAACGTTCGCGGGCAAAGTTTCATCGACGTGGAGATCGTGATGAAACCGCCGGACCAGCGAGATATGACCGCCAACGAAGTCATCGATTTGTGGCGAGAACACATCGGTGATTTGCCGGGTGTCAATCAAGTCACGTTCGAAGCCGAACGAGGCCCGGGTGGCCATCGTCGCGACATCAGCATTGATCTCAGCCACAGCGACATCACGGTGTTGGAACAAGCAGCCACCTCATTCGTTGAGCGTGTTCAGCTGTATTCCAATGCTCGCGATGTCAACGACAATTACAACAAAGGCAAGACGCAATACGACTTCCGTCTTCGTCCCGAGGGCCGATCGCTTGGTCTGACTGATGAGGAACTTGGCGAACAACTGCGAGGTGCTTTCTTCGGCTCGTTGGCATTGCGTTTGATTCGCGGAACGAACGAAACCGAGGTCCGTGTCAAACTCCCGGAGGAACAACGGGAGGACATTCACAACCTTGAGGACTTGATCATTCGAACACCCAGCGGTGCCGAGGTGCCACTGTTGGATGTCGCCGATGTGGAAGAGACACTCGCCTTTCGATCCATCAATCGTCGTGACGGTCGGCGTGCGATCAATGTCTCAATGGATGTTGAACCCAAACGTGCCGCGACACAGGTCATTGAGGCACTGAAAAACTCGGAACTCCCCAAACTTCGCGAAGACTTCCCAGGAATCACCTGGAGCTTTGAGGGCAGCGACGCTGAGATGCGGCAGGCAACCCAGTCCCTTTGGGGATCCTTTGGCCTGGCTCTTGCCGTGATTTATTCACTGCTCGCGATCGCGTTCCGGGACTATGTGCAACCGCTGATCGTTCTGGTGGCGATCCCGTTCGGCGTGGTCGGTGCCATCATCGGTCACATCATGCTCGGCTACGATTTGTCGTTGGTCAGCTTGATGGGAGTAATCGCCCTGTCGGGTGTCGTGATCAATGACTCGTTGATCATGATCGACTACGCCAACCGTCATCGAGAAAAACAATCTGCGTTTGACGCCATTTCACAAGCCGGCCTGCGACGCTTTCGACCGATCTTGCTGACAACGCTGACAACGTTCGGCGGATTGATGCCGCTGATTTTTGAGGACTCGCTGCAAGCTCAGTACATCATCCCGATGGCGATCTCACTCGGATTTGGAATCCTGTTCGCGACCGCGATCATTTTGGTACTGGTGCCGTGCCTCTATCTGATCCTCGAGGACATCCAAAAGACGTTCATCGCGTAA
- a CDS encoding alkene reductase, giving the protein MNNPESQSSQSTLFQPLKVGGLTLPNRVVMAPLTRARAGVERLANEMMAEYYTQRASAGLIISEATVVSGQGIGWPQSPGIYNDEMAERWKIVVDSVHEAGGRIFLQLWHTGRASHSDFHDGDLPVAPSAIAIEGDGVHTPSGKKPYEVPRALETNELPAIVEDYRKAAERAKSAGFDGVEVHSANGYLLDEFLQSKSNHREDQYGGSIENRYRLLGEVVDAVTSVWSNDRVGLRLAPNGSFNDMGSPEYVEQFTYVARQLDAYGLAYLHVMDGTGFGFHELGPAMTLADFRKVFSGPLMGNVGYSRESAEEALVDGSADLIAFGRPYISNPDLVQRFKNGWPLADTADMSVWYSHDAEGYTDFPTYQAESKQPESCTAE; this is encoded by the coding sequence ATGAACAATCCCGAATCCCAATCTTCTCAATCCACTTTGTTTCAGCCGCTCAAGGTTGGCGGTCTTACGTTGCCCAACCGAGTCGTGATGGCTCCCTTGACGAGGGCACGCGCCGGGGTGGAACGCCTGGCCAATGAGATGATGGCTGAGTACTACACTCAAAGAGCCTCAGCTGGTTTGATCATCAGCGAAGCGACCGTGGTGTCCGGACAAGGCATCGGGTGGCCTCAATCACCGGGGATCTACAACGACGAGATGGCAGAACGATGGAAGATCGTGGTGGATTCGGTTCACGAAGCCGGCGGACGAATCTTCTTGCAGTTGTGGCACACCGGTCGGGCTTCGCACAGTGACTTTCATGATGGCGATTTGCCGGTCGCTCCCTCGGCGATTGCGATTGAAGGCGATGGAGTGCACACACCCTCCGGAAAGAAACCGTACGAAGTCCCGCGTGCTCTCGAAACCAATGAACTGCCCGCGATCGTAGAGGACTATCGCAAGGCGGCCGAACGCGCGAAGTCGGCTGGCTTCGATGGTGTGGAAGTTCATTCGGCAAACGGCTATCTGTTGGACGAATTCTTGCAGTCCAAATCCAACCATCGAGAAGATCAGTACGGCGGCAGCATTGAGAATCGCTACCGTTTATTAGGTGAGGTTGTTGATGCAGTCACAAGCGTTTGGTCCAACGATCGTGTTGGCTTGCGACTGGCGCCCAACGGTTCGTTCAACGACATGGGATCACCTGAATACGTCGAGCAGTTCACCTATGTCGCACGTCAACTTGATGCATATGGCCTCGCGTACTTGCACGTCATGGATGGAACCGGGTTTGGTTTCCATGAACTCGGACCCGCGATGACGCTCGCGGATTTCCGAAAGGTGTTTAGCGGTCCGTTGATGGGCAACGTTGGCTATTCGCGAGAGTCGGCGGAAGAAGCTTTGGTCGATGGTTCGGCTGACTTGATTGCGTTCGGCAGGCCTTACATCAGCAATCCCGACCTGGTGCAGCGTTTCAAAAACGGATGGCCCTTGGCGGACACCGCGGACATGTCCGTTTGGTATTCGCACGATGCCGAAGGCTACACCGACTTCCCAACCTATCAAGCTGAATCCAAACAGCCTGAGTCTTGCACCGCTGAATAG
- the ahr gene encoding NADPH-dependent aldehyde reductase Ahr, whose amino-acid sequence MKTVHAYAVKESKGTFEEFEYELDDIGSDEVDIDVESCGICHSDISMVDNDWEMSEYPLVPGHEVIGKVSSIGDHVSHLSVGDRVGLGWHAGYCMACDQCMSGDHNLCNDAQATIGGRHGGFADTVRAQSASVVKIPDPLNAKEAGPLLCGGVTVFNPFMQLGLSPTSSVGVIGIGGLGHLALKFANAWGCEVTAFTSESKQEEALEMGAHHTINSRDVDAIKNTDLRFDLVISTINVPLDWNAVLGTLKTHGRLHMVGALTEPMEIGLLPHMLFNQLSLGASPVGPPAVIRTMLDFAARHQIAPVTEHYPMSKVNDAFDRLRSGDARYRIILDRD is encoded by the coding sequence ATGAAAACCGTCCATGCCTACGCCGTCAAAGAATCCAAAGGAACTTTTGAAGAGTTCGAGTATGAACTCGATGACATCGGTTCCGACGAGGTCGACATCGATGTCGAATCATGCGGCATTTGTCATAGTGACATCAGCATGGTCGACAACGACTGGGAGATGAGCGAGTATCCGCTGGTCCCCGGACATGAGGTGATCGGCAAGGTTTCCTCCATCGGCGATCACGTGTCTCACTTGTCCGTTGGCGATCGTGTCGGGTTGGGATGGCACGCCGGCTATTGCATGGCGTGTGATCAATGCATGAGCGGCGATCACAACCTCTGCAACGATGCTCAAGCAACGATCGGTGGACGCCACGGCGGATTCGCTGACACCGTGCGAGCCCAATCGGCCAGTGTGGTGAAGATTCCTGATCCGTTGAACGCGAAAGAAGCGGGACCTCTGCTATGCGGTGGCGTCACGGTTTTCAATCCGTTCATGCAACTTGGTCTCTCTCCCACGTCATCGGTCGGTGTGATCGGAATCGGTGGACTCGGTCACCTCGCTCTCAAATTCGCGAACGCTTGGGGATGCGAAGTCACCGCGTTCACTTCCGAATCAAAGCAGGAAGAAGCGTTGGAGATGGGCGCTCACCACACGATCAATTCTCGTGATGTGGACGCTATCAAGAACACCGATCTGCGTTTCGATTTGGTGATTTCCACCATCAACGTTCCGCTGGACTGGAACGCCGTGTTGGGGACGCTTAAAACGCATGGGCGTTTGCACATGGTCGGTGCGTTGACCGAGCCGATGGAGATTGGTTTGTTGCCACATATGCTGTTCAACCAGCTGTCACTCGGGGCGTCACCAGTGGGGCCGCCGGCTGTCATTCGAACAATGCTTGACTTCGCAGCTCGCCACCAGATTGCTCCCGTGACCGAGCACTATCCGATGAGCAAAGTCAACGACGCATTCGATCGCCTTCGCAGTGGCGACGCACGTTACCGAATCATCTTGGATCGCGATTGA
- a CDS encoding efflux RND transporter periplasmic adaptor subunit: MNDASKQRPKWRWLRILGTIITCLAILGASAAAVVVINQTEPTAQQVNATRKSSALVNTITAERGSFSPQLVVLGTVEPAQDITLGPRISGQVVELSPEFIPGGMVRKGDMLLRIDPADFENAISISNSELLQKEALWEIEQARQRLAVKELEMLEGTIDDTNRGLVLREPQIASIKAEMAAAKASLERAELDLNRTEVTSPFDAQILTQSVNIGSQVGPGEELARLIGVDEYWIMAAVPVRTLRWVQFPETQDDGSSTEGSKVILRNPDAWGPDAEREGRVARLIGTLDQQTRLARVLITVADPLGRESDAPPLILDTLIETQIEGIEIQDVIRLPREYVRDQETVWVMADEQLEIRETQVVFRDAEYAYIREGLEEGEDIVTTTLATVANGVGLRKITADEATSEVDADETEETTE; the protein is encoded by the coding sequence ATGAATGATGCGTCGAAACAGCGGCCCAAATGGCGCTGGCTTCGCATCCTCGGTACGATCATCACTTGCTTGGCAATTTTGGGAGCATCCGCCGCCGCGGTGGTTGTGATCAACCAAACCGAACCCACCGCCCAGCAGGTCAACGCCACGCGAAAATCGTCGGCTTTGGTGAACACCATCACCGCGGAACGTGGCAGCTTTTCGCCTCAATTGGTGGTGCTCGGAACCGTCGAACCAGCCCAAGACATCACGCTCGGCCCCCGTATCAGCGGCCAAGTGGTTGAGCTCTCGCCTGAATTCATTCCCGGTGGCATGGTTCGCAAAGGCGATATGCTGCTGCGAATCGACCCGGCCGACTTCGAAAACGCGATCTCGATCAGTAACAGTGAATTGCTGCAGAAAGAAGCGTTGTGGGAAATCGAACAGGCACGCCAGCGATTGGCAGTGAAAGAGCTGGAAATGCTGGAGGGAACGATCGACGACACCAACCGAGGCCTGGTGCTGAGAGAACCTCAGATCGCTTCGATCAAAGCCGAAATGGCGGCCGCGAAGGCATCGCTCGAACGAGCCGAACTGGACCTCAACCGAACCGAAGTGACCTCGCCCTTTGACGCCCAAATCCTGACGCAATCGGTCAACATCGGATCACAGGTGGGACCGGGCGAAGAGCTCGCGCGTCTGATCGGCGTGGATGAGTACTGGATCATGGCCGCTGTTCCCGTTCGTACACTGCGATGGGTTCAGTTCCCCGAGACGCAAGACGATGGCTCATCAACCGAAGGATCCAAAGTCATTCTGCGAAACCCGGACGCTTGGGGACCAGACGCTGAACGAGAAGGCCGGGTCGCTCGCTTGATTGGAACACTTGATCAACAAACACGGTTGGCACGCGTTCTGATCACCGTTGCGGATCCACTTGGCCGCGAATCGGATGCACCCCCGTTGATTCTGGACACGCTCATCGAAACGCAAATCGAAGGCATCGAGATCCAAGACGTGATTCGCCTTCCCCGTGAATACGTTCGCGATCAAGAAACCGTGTGGGTGATGGCTGACGAACAATTGGAAATTCGCGAAACGCAAGTCGTTTTTCGCGACGCCGAGTACGCCTACATTCGCGAAGGACTCGAAGAAGGCGAAGACATCGTGACCACGACGCTGGCGACCGTGGCCAATGGCGTTGGACTGCGGAAGATCACGGCCGACGAGGCCACGTCGGAAGTTGACGCTGACGAAACCGAGGAGACAACCGAGTGA
- a CDS encoding arsenate-mycothiol transferase ArsC, with product MFMSELQTIRLFPTLETFVQNRRGEADQISEDRKDELKQLAGYVRDELQKSDPVQLTFICTHNSRRSHLAQIWAKVAADLFGLDRVRTFSGGTEKTAMNRRIVSALTRTGLQVDVKTADETNPTYAVRYAERSEPLVCFSKIYSDSPNPTAKFAAVMTCSSADEACPFVPGCDLRLPIRYEDPKVSDDTPREAEVYDQRCQQVAREMLYAMSLV from the coding sequence GTGTTCATGAGTGAGTTGCAAACCATTCGACTGTTTCCGACTTTGGAAACGTTTGTTCAGAATCGTCGGGGCGAGGCGGACCAGATTTCCGAGGATCGCAAAGACGAACTGAAGCAATTGGCGGGGTACGTTCGCGACGAATTGCAGAAGTCGGATCCGGTTCAGTTGACCTTCATTTGCACTCACAACTCACGTCGCAGTCACCTCGCACAAATTTGGGCCAAGGTGGCGGCTGATTTGTTTGGATTGGATCGCGTTCGGACTTTTTCAGGTGGGACCGAGAAGACGGCGATGAATCGCCGCATCGTTTCGGCGTTGACCCGAACCGGACTTCAGGTTGACGTGAAGACGGCAGACGAGACCAATCCAACTTACGCGGTCCGCTATGCCGAGCGATCTGAGCCGCTGGTTTGCTTTTCAAAAATCTACAGCGACTCACCCAATCCGACCGCGAAGTTTGCGGCTGTGATGACCTGCTCCAGTGCAGACGAAGCTTGCCCGTTCGTGCCGGGGTGTGACCTGCGGTTGCCAATCCGATACGAGGACCCAAAGGTGTCCGATGACACACCACGGGAAGCGGAAGTCTACGACCAGCGCTGCCAACAGGTCGCCAGAGAAATGCTCTACGCAATGTCGTTGGTCTGA